The Megalops cyprinoides isolate fMegCyp1 chromosome 9, fMegCyp1.pri, whole genome shotgun sequence genome has a window encoding:
- the LOC118782772 gene encoding extracellular calcium-sensing receptor-like, whose product MHYRVEPPDQNFTSKPAASECWGIDSRSFRWAQTMRLAVEEINKSPNLLPNHTLGYKIYDSCATHVAAQRAVLGILNGPAEAHSSVCPGASPVLAVVGDSGSSQSIVVSRTLQPFRIPMMSYFSTCACLSNRKAFPTFFRVIPNDDFQVKAIAHLLRRFGWTWIGVVTEDDEYGRSAVQGLLKEIKNTGVCLAYQRMIPKVYSREKILEILDVMKRSTARVVISFAAEGELYPFLREYMDQKITGIQWIASEAWVTASVFTGSEFYPFLGGTIGFAVRQGQIPGLRNYLMSVDPLRYPNNPLVHELWGALYGCSLYTSNNTAQASSQLPPCSGHEPLQEKHSAYMNTSSPRVAYNVYKAVYAIAHALHNLVSCEPGEGPFQNSTCADATNIHPWELQQYLQDVSFTISGEEVDFDENGDSIPSYDLINWQRGAAGKIEFVNVGLYDGAKEAGKELFIQEDAIIWAGHQREVLVSVCSDSCAPGSRKAVRRGEPLCCFDCVPCDDGKISKERDSIDCSPCPEDYWSNVARTECIPKAVEYLTYDAMGLTVIAVVGACLTIAVLAVFLYHRNTPIVRVNNSELSFFTLLSLTLCFLCALVFIGEPTPWSCMLRHTAFSITFSLCISCILGKTLVVLAAFTAIRPGNNIMRWLGPKQQRVIISACTFVQVIICAVWLITAPPFPYKNTQYQRSKIILECSVGSDQAFWWVLGYIGLLAALCFILAFLARKLPGNFNEAKYITFSMLIFCAVWLAFIPAYVSSPGKFTVAVEIFAILASSFGLLLCLFAPKCYIILLKPQKNTKQHLMGRK is encoded by the exons ATGCACTACCGAGTGGAGCCACCAGACCAGAACTTTACTTCCAAACCAGCTGCTTCAGAATGTTGGGG GATTGACTCCAGATCTTTCCGCTGGGCTCAGACCATGAGGCTGGCTGTTGAGGAGATTAACAAGAGTCCAAACCTGCTGCCAAACCACACACTGGGATACAAGATCTATGACTCGTGTGCAACCCATGTGGCAGCACAACGGGCAGTTCTGGGAATTCTGAATGGACCAGCTGAAGCCCACAGTTCTGTGTGTCCTGGTGCATCTCCAGTTTTGGCTGTGGTTGGAGATTCAGGATCATCTCAGTCCATTGTTGTCTCTAGAACACTGCAGCCCTTCAGAATTCCAATG ATGAGTTATTTTTCAACTTGTGCCTGCCTCAGCAATAGAAAAGCATTCCCGACATTTTTTAGAGTGATTCCAAATGATGACTTCCAGGTGAAAGCCATCGCTCATCTCCTGCGACGATTTGGTTGGACATGGATAGGTGTCGTCACTGAAGATGACGAATATGGGAGGTCTGCTGTACAGGGCCTGCTGAAGGAAATCAAAAACAcgggtgtgtgtttggcttACCAGAGAATGATCCCCAAAGTGTACAGTCGGGAGAAGATTCTTGAAATTCTTGATGTGATGAAACGCTCCACTGCAAGGGTAGTTATCAGCTTTGCTGCTGAAGGTGAGCTGTACCCCTTCCTGAGAGAGTACATGGATCAGAAAATCACTGGGATCCAGTGGATCGCCAGTGAAGCCTGGGTAACAGCTTCTGTGTTCACAGGCAGTGAGTTCTACCCATTTCTGGGTGGTACCATTGGGTTTGCAGTCCGGCAAGGGCAGATTCCTGGACTTAGAAACTACCTGATGAGTGTGGACCCACTGAGGTATCCAAATAACCCTCTGGTGCATGAGCTGTGGGGTGCTTTGTATGGTTGCTCTCTCTACACCTCCAACAACACAGCCCAGGCATCCTCCCAGCTACCTCCCTGTTCAGGGCATGAGCCCCTGCAAGAGAAGCACTCTGCCTACATGAACACCTCCAGCCCTCGTGTAGCCTACAATGTGTACAAAGCTGTGTACGCCATTGCTCACGCCCTGCACAACCTGGTCAGCTGTGAGCCTGGGGAAGGACCCTTCCAAAACTCCACATGTGCTGATGCCACAAACATTCATCCATGGGAG CTTCAGCAGTATCTTCAAGACGTTTCCTTCACAATTTCTGGGGAAGAGGTTGACTTTGATGAAAATGGAGATTCAATTCCATCTTATGATCTGATCAATTGGCAAAGAGGGGCAGCTGGAAAGATTGAGTTTGTCAATGTGGGACTGTATGATGGAGCAAAGGAGGCTGGGAAAGAGCTCTTCATCCAGGAGGATGCGATCATATGGGCAGGCCACCAGAGAGAG gtgctggtgtctgtgtgcagtgacagctgtgctccaggaagcaggaaggcagtccgtcGTGGGGAGCCTCTGTGCTGCTTTGATTGTGTACCATGTGACGATGGCAAGATCAGTAAAGAGAGAG ATTCAATAGATTGCTCACCTTGTCCTGAAGATTACTGGTCCAATGTGGCCCGAACAGAATGCATACCCAAAGCAGTTGAATACCTCACCTATGATGCAATGGGGTTGACTGTTATAGCTGTAGTAGGAGCCTGCCTCACTATCGCTGTTCTGGCAGTGTTCCTCtaccacagaaacactccaattGTCAGAGTCAATAACTCAGAGCTGAGCTTcttcaccctgctctctctgaccctgtgcttcctgtgtgcGCTGGTGTTCATTGGAGAGCCCACACCATGGTCCTGCATGCTGCGCCATACTGCCTTCAGCatcactttctccctctgcatctcCTGCATCCTGGGGAAGACTCTGGTGGTTCTGGCTGCCTTCACAGCCATCAGGCCAGGAAACAACATCATGAGGTGGCTGGGACCCAAACAGCAGAGGGTCATCATCTCTGCCTGCACCTTTGTACAAGTGATAATCTGTGCAGTGTGGCTGATCACTGCCCCTCCATTCCCCTACAAAAACACCCAGTACCAACGGTCCAAAATAATCCTAGAGTGCAGTGTGGGTTCTGACCAAGCCTTCTGGTGGGTTCTTGGATATATTGGGCTCCTGGCTGCCCTGTGTTTCATCTTGGCTTTTCTTGCCAGGAAGCTTCCAGGAAATTTTAACGAGGCCAAATACATCACCTTCAGTATGCTGatattctgtgctgtgtggctggcTTTTATACCAGCTTATGTCAGCTCACCTGGAAAGTTCACAGTAGCTGTGGAGATCTTTGCAATTCTAGCATCTAGTTTTGGTCTGCTACTGTGCTTATTTGCTCCGAAATGTTACATAATTTTATTGaaaccacagaaaaatacaaaacaacatcTGATGGgaaggaaataa
- the LOC118782771 gene encoding extracellular calcium-sensing receptor-like, which produces MHYRVEPPDQNFTYKPATSECREFDPRSFRWAQTMRLAVEEINKSPNLLPNHTLGYKIYDSCATHVAAQRAVLGILNGPAETPNSVCSGASPVLAVVGDSGSSQSIVVSRTLQPFRIPMISYFSTCACLSNRKAFPTFFRVIPNDDYQVKAIAHLLRRFGWTWIGVVTEDDEYGRSAVQGLLKEIKNTGVCLAYQRMIPKVYSREKILEILDVMKRSTARVVISFAAEGELYPFLREYMDQNITGIQWIASEAWVTASVFTGSEFYPFLGGTIGFAVRQGQIPGLRNYLMSVDPLRYPNNPLVHELWGALYGCSLYPSDSMAQASSQLPPCSGHEPLQEKHSAYMNTSSPRISYTVYKAVYAIAHALHNLVSCEPGEGPFQNSTCADATNIHPWELQQYLQDVSFTISGEEIDFDENGDSIPSYDLINWQRGAAGKIEFVNVGLYDGAREAGKELFIQEDAIIWAGHQREVLVSVCSDSCAPGTRKAVRRGEPLCCFDCVPCDDGKISNERDSIDCSPCPEDYWSNQARTECIPKAVEYLTYDAMGLTLTVVAVVGACLTIVVLAVFLYHRNTPIVRVNNSELSFFILLSLTLCFLCALVFIGEPTPWSCMLRHTAFSITFSLCISCILGKTLVVLAAFTATRPGNNIMKWLGPKQQRVIISACTFVQVIICAVWLITAPPFPYKNTRYQRSRIILECSVGSDQAFWCVLGYIGLLAALCFVLAFLARKLPGNFNEAKYITFSMLIFCAVWLAFIPAYVSSPGKFTVAVEIFAILASSFGLLLCLFAPKCYIILLKPHKNTKQHLMGKK; this is translated from the exons ATGCATTACAGAGTGGAGCCACCAGACCAGAACTTCACTTACAAACCAGCAACTTCAGAATGTCGAGA ATTCGATCCCAGATCTTTCCGCTGGGCTCAGACCATGAGGCTGGCTGTTGAGGAGATTAACAAGAGTCCAAACCTGCTGCCGAACCACACACTGGGATACAAGATCTATGACTCATGTGCAACCCATGTGGCAGCACAACGGGCAGTTCTGGGAATTCTGAATGGACCAGCTGAAACCCCAAATTCTGTGTGTTCTGGTGCATCTCCAGTTTTGGCTGTGGTTGGAGATTCAGGATCATCTCAGTCCATTGTTGTCTCTAGAACACTGCAGCCCTTCAGAATTCCAATG atCAGTTATTTTTCAACTTGTGCCTGCCTCAGCAATAGAAAAGCATTCCCGACATTTTTTAGAGTGATTCCAAATGATGACTACCAGGTGAAAGCCATCGCTCATCTCCTGCGACGATTTGGTTGGACATGGATAGGTGTCGTCACTGAAGATGACGAATATGGGAGGTCTGCTGTACAGGGCCTGCTGAAGGAAATCAAAAACAcgggtgtgtgtttggcttACCAGAGAATGATCCCCAAAGTGTACAGTCGGGAGAAGATTCTTGAAATTCTTGATGTGATGAAACGCTCCACTGCAAGGGTGGTTATCAGCTTTGCTGCTGAAGGTGAGCTGTACCCCTTCCTGAGAGAGTACATGGATCAGAATATCACTGGGATCCAGTGGATCGCCAGTGAAGCCTGGGTAACAGCATCTGTGTTCACAGGCAGTGAGTTCTACCCATTTCTGGGTGGTACCATTGGGTTTGCAGTCCGGCAAGGGCAGATTCCTGGACTTAGAAACTACCTGATGAGTGTGGACCCACTGAGGTACCCAAATAACCCTCTGGTGCATGAGCTGTGGGGTGCTTTGTACGGTTGCTCTCTCTACCCCTCCGACAGCATGGCCCAGGCATCCTCCCAGCTACCTCCCTGCTCAGGGCATGAGCCCCTGCAAGAGAAGCACTCTGCCTACATGAACACCTCCAGCCCTCGCATATCATATACTGTGTACAAAGCTGTGTACGCCATTGCTCACGCCCTGCACAACCTGGTCAGCTGTGAGCCTGGGGAAGGACCCTTCCAAAACTCCACATGTGCTGATGCCACAAACATTCATCCGTGGGAG CTTCAGCAGTATCTTCAAGACGTTTCCTTCACAATTTCTGGGGAAGAAATTGACTTTGATGAAAATGGAGATTCAATTCCATCTTATGATCTGATCAATTGGCAAAGAGGGGCAGCTGGAAAGATTGAGTTTGTCAATGTGGGACTGTATGATGGAGCAAGGGAGGCTGGGAAAGAGCTCTTCATCCAGGAGGATGCGATCATATGGGCAGGCCACCAAAGAGAG gtgctggtgtctgtgtgcagtgacagctgtgctccaggaaccaggaaggcagtccgtcGTGGGGAGCCTCTGTGCTGCTTTGATTGTGTACCATGTGACGATGGCAAGATTAGTAATGAGAGAG ATTCAATAGATTGCTCACCCTGTCCTGAAGATTACTGGTCCAATCAGGCCAGAACAGAATGCATACCCAAAGCAGTTGAGTACCTCACCTATGATGCAATGGGGTTGACCTTAACTGTTGTAGCTGTGGTAGGAGCCTGCCTCACTATTGTTGTTCTGGCAGTGTTCCTCtaccacagaaacactccaattGTCAGAGTCAATAACTCAGAGCTGAGCTTCttcatcctgctctctctgaccctgtgcttcctgtgtgcACTGGTGTTCATTGGAGAGCCCACACCATGGTCCTGCATGCTGCGCCATACTGCCTTCAGCatcactttctccctctgcatctcCTGTATCCTGGGGAAGACTCTGGTGGTTCTGGCTGCCTTCACAGCCACCAGGCCAGGAAACAACATCATGAAGTGGCTGGGACCCAAACAGCAGAGGGTCATCATCTCTGCCTGCACCTTTGTACAAGTGATAATCTGTGCAGTGTGGCTGATCACTGCCCCTCCATTCCCCTACAAAAACACACGGTATCAACGGTCCAGAATAATCCTAGAGTGCAGTGTGGGTTCTGACCAAGCCTTCTGGTGTGTTCTGGGGTATATTGGGCTCCTGGCTGCCCTGTGTTTTGTCTTGGCTTTTCTTGCCAGGAAGCTCCCAGGCAATTTTAACGAGGCCAAGTACATCACCTTCAGTATGCTGatattctgtgctgtgtggctggcTTTTATACCTGCTTATGTCAGCTCACCTGGAAAGTTCACAGTAGCTGTGGAGATCTTTGCAATTCTAGCATCTAGTTTTGGTCTGCTACTGTGTTTATTTGCTCCGAAATGTTACATCATTTTATTGAaaccacataaaaatacaaaacaacatcTCATgggaaagaaataa
- the LOC118782764 gene encoding extracellular calcium-sensing receptor-like: protein MLGGIFPVFNKEESRNVSFQTEPPGANCIGFDLRAYRWAQVMMFAIKEINEDHSLLPNITLGYGIFDSCASPTNTLRAVFTLLNKQEIKAASPCHPPMSAVIAESGSSQSVAAAGTLGPFSVPMVSYFSTCACLSDRTKYPTFFRTIPSDYYQAKALASLVKRFGWSWIGVIQSDNDYGRNGVLSFTEEVKKYGVCIAFIGTVLRTYPRSKILEVVETIKHSTAKVILAFVPEGDLYPLMKEVVMQNITGIQWIASEAWITAARPSTPEIFHSFGGAIGFATRKMAIPKVKDFLLNINPFADARDPFVKDFWKIMVGCDPSKVKESSNSTDPLSSIKVCTGHETLDQTHVFFNVTQLRVAYNVYKAVYAIAHALHHLIFCTDDNDKNHRKPCINNLQIEPKEVSNQLQRVNFVNSFGEAVFFDKNGDPPPSYEIINWQLREGEVQHVTVGHFGTSANASYELVIEEDSIIWNTGREIPVGVCSEMCPLGTRKAEIKGKPICCFDCIPCADGTIANTTGAADCIPCPREYWSNEGKDRCIPKEIEFLSYYDAMGIALTVISLFGVCLASAAMVVFSYFRNTPIVKANNSELSSLLLLSLLLCFLCPLTFIGEPTVWSCMLRHTAFGVTFALCISCVLGKTIVVVTAFKATLPNNNLARKFGPVQQRIIVCSCTTVQIFICVLWLSLKPPFPDKTFKHSDKKIILECNTGSETAFYTVLGYIGLLSAICLVMAFLARKLPDNFNEAKFITFSMLIFCAVWLTFIPAYVSSPGKYTVAVEIFAILSSTFGLLFCLFAPKCYIILIKPEKNTKNHVMGKLPKKRL from the exons ATGCTGGGAGGGATTTTTCCAGTGTTCAACAAGGAAGAGAGTCgcaatgtttcatttcaaacagagcCACCTGGAGCAAACTGCATTGG ATTCGACCTTCGGGCCTACAGATGGGCACAGGTGATGATGTTTGCAATAAAAGAAATTAACGAGGACCACAGCCTGCTCCCAAACATCACCTTGGGATACGGAATCTTTGACTCCTGTGCCTCCCCTACCAACACTTTGCGAGCCGTCTTCACTTTGTTAAACAAACAAGAGATAAAAGCTGCTTCTCCTTGTCATCCCCCCATGTCTGCAGTTATAGCGGAATCAGGATCATCTCAGTCAGTAGCAGCTGCAGGAACACTCGGACCCTTCAGTGTGCCAATG GTCAGTTACTTCTCAACATGTGCTTGCTTGAGTGATAGAACAAAGTATCCCACATTTTTCCGCACAATTCCGAGTGATTACTACCAAGCAAAAGCTTTGGCATCTCTTGTCAAACGCTTTGGATGGTCATGGATAGGTGTTATTCAATCCGACAATGATTATGGACGAAATGGGGTCCTGTCTTTTACCGAGGAAGTGAAAAAATATGgagtttgcattgcatttattgGAACAGTCTTAAGGACCTATCCAAGGAGTAAAATACTTGAAGTGGTTGAGACAATTAAACATTCAACAGCTAAAGTCATTCTAGCTTTTGTTCCTGAAGGTGATCTTTATCCTCTAATGAAAGAGGTGGTGATGCAGAACATCACAGGAATCCAGTGGATAGCAAGTGAGGCTTGGATAACTGCAGCACGACCATCCACGCCTGAAATATTCCACTCTTTTGGTGGGGCGATTGGATTTGCAACTCGCAAAATGGCCATTCCAAAAGTAAAAGACTTCCTTCTGAACATAAACCCCTTTGCTGATGCAAGGGACCCTTTTGTGAAAGATTTCTGGAAAATCATGGTGGGCTGTGACCCAAGTAAGGTAAAAGAGTCCTCCAACTCGACTGACCCGCTGTCCAGCATAAAAGTATGTACGGGACATGAGACACTGGATCAGACACACGTTTTTTTCAACGTCACACAACTTCGAGTGgcatataatgtatataaagcAGTGTATGCCATCGCACATGCTCTTCACCATTTGATCTTCTGCACAGATGACAATGATAAAAATCACAGGAAACCCTGTATCAACAATTTGCAAATTGAACCCAAAGAA GTCAGTAATCAGCTACAGCGAGTGAACTTTGTAAACAGCTTTGGGGAAGCTGTTTTCTTTGATAAAAATGGAGATCCCCCTCCTTCATATGAAATCATCAACTGGCAGCTGCGAGAGGGAGAGGTACAGCATGTGACAGTGGGTCACTTCGGCACATCAGCAAATGCCAGTTATGAGCTGGTCATTGAAGAGGACAGCATCATCTGGAATACTGGGAGAGAG ATTCCAGTAGGAGTTTGCTCAGAAATGTGTCCTCTTGGCAcaagaaaagcagaaattaaAGGCAAACCCATTTGCTGCTTTGACTGCATTCCATGTGCAGATGGGACAATAGCCAATACAACAG GTGCAGCAGACTGCATTCCCTGTCCACGGGAGTACTGGTCAAACGAGGGAAAAGACAGATGCATACCTAAAGAAATTGAGTTTCTGTCTTATTATGATGCCATGGGAATTGCATTGACTGTGATTTCGCTGTTCGGAGTCTGTTTGGCATCTGCAGCCATGGTGGTCTTCTCTTACTTTAGAAACACACCCATCGTGAAGGCTAACAACTCAGAGCTgagctccctgctgctgctctctctgctcctgtgctTCCTGTGCCCGCTCACCTTCATCGGGGAGCCCACAGTCTGGTCCTGTATGCTGCGGCATACTGCCTTCGGGGTCACGTTTGCGCTCTGCATCTCCTGTGTGCTGGGGAAAACAATAGTTGTGGTCACTGCCTTTAAAGCAACACTTCCAAACAACAACCTAGCCAGGAAGTTTGGTCCAGTGCAGCAGCGCATCATAGTGTGTTCATGCACCACCGTGCAAATCTTTATCTGTGTGCTCTGGCTCAGTCTAAAGCCCCCTTTTCCGGACAAAACATTCAAGCACAGTGATAAAAAGATTATTCTAGAATGTAACACAGGATCAGAAACTGCATTTTACACAGTCCTGGGTTATATAGGGCTTCTCTCGGCAATATGTTTAGTGATGGCCTTTTTAGCCAGGAAATTGCCAGACAATTTCAATGAAGCAAAGTTTATTACATTTAGCATGctcattttctgtgctgtatgGCTAACATTTATACCAGCTTATGTTAGCTCACCAGGGAAATACACGGTTGCAGTTGAAATATTTGCTATTTTATCCTCCACGTTTGGGTTACTGTTTTGCTTATTTGCTCCAAAATGTTATATCATTTTgataaaaccagaaaaaaatacaaagaatcATGTTATGGGGAAATTACCTAAGAAGCGATTATAA
- the LOC118782763 gene encoding extracellular calcium-sensing receptor-like, producing the protein MPSLFKEGDIMLGGIFPIFNKEESRNVSFQTEPPRVKCIGFDLRTYRWAQAMLFAIKEINEDHSLLPNITLGYAVFDSCASPTNTLRAALSLMNRQEIKPAATPCHPPMPAVIAEAGSSPSLAAAGTLGPFGVPMVSYFATCACLSDRTKYPTFFRTVPSDYYQAKALASLVKHFGWSWIGAIQADNDYGRNGMLSFTEEVKKFGVCIAFIGTILRTYPRSKILEVVETIKHSTARVILAFAPENDVYPLMKEVVMQNITGIQWIASEAWITAVRLSTPEIFHSFGGAVGFVIRKMAMPKLKDFLLNINPFADTRDPFVNHFWKTMVGCDPSMVKESAYSTDLLSSTKVCTGRETLDQTHVFFDVTQIRVAYNVYKAVYAIAHALHHLIFCTDDNDKHQRKLCINFNISQIEPKEVSNQLQKVNFVNSFGEAVFFDKNGDPPPSYEIINWQLREGEVQHVTVGHFGTSANANYELVIEEDSIIWNTGREIPIGVCSEMCPLGTRKAEIKGKPICCFDCIPCADGTIANTTGAADCIPCPWEYWSNEGKDRCIPKEIEFLSYYDAMGIALTAVSLFGVCLTSAAMVVFSYFRNTPIVKANNSELSSLLLLSLLLCFLCPLTFIGEPTVWSCMLRHTAFGVTFALCISCVLGKTIVVVTAFKATLPNNNLARKFGPVQQRIIVCSCTTVQIFICVLWLSLKPPFPDKTFKHSDKKIILECNTGSETAFYTVLGYIGLLSAICLVMAFLARKLPDNFNEAKFITFSMLIFCAVWLTFIPAYVSSPGKYTVAVEIFAILSSAFGLLFCIFAPKCYIILIKPEQNTRQHVMGKLPKKRV; encoded by the exons atgcccagtttATTCAAGGAGGGAGACATCATGTTGGGAGGGATTTTTCCAATATTCAACAAAGAAGAGAGTCgcaatgtttcatttcaaacagaacCACCTAGAGTGAAGTGCATTGG ATTCGACCTCCGGACCTACAGATGGGCACAGGCGATGCTGTTTGCAATAAAAGAAATTAACGAGGACCACAGCCTGCTCCCAAACATCACCTTGGGATACGCAGTCTTTGACTCCTGTGCCTCCCCTACCAACACTTTACGAGCTGCACTCTCCCTGATGAACAGGCAAGAGATAAAACCTGCTGCTACTCCATGTCACCCTCCCATGCCTGCAGTTATAGCGGAAGCAGGATCTTCCCCGTCCCTGGCAGCAGCTGGAACACTTGGACCCTTTGGTGTACCAATG GTCAGTTACTTCGCCACATGTGCTTGCTTGAGTGATAGGACCAAGTATCCCACATTTTTTCGTACAGTTCCAAGTGATTACTATCAAGCCAAAGCTTTGGCATCTCTTGTCAAACACTTTGGATGGTCATGGATAGGTGCTATTCAGGCCGACAATGATTATGGAAGAAATGGGATGCTTTCATTTACTGAGGAAGTGAAAAAATTTGGAGTTTGTATTGCATTTATTGGAACAATTTTAAGGACCTATCCTAGGAGTAAAATACTTGAAGTAGTTGAGACAATTAAACATTCAACAGCAAGAGTCATTCTAGCATTTGCTCCAGAAAATGATGTGTATCCTCTGATGAAAGAGGTGGTGATGCAGAACATCACAGGAATCCAGTGGATAGCAAGTGAAGCTTGGATAACTGCAGTAAGACTATCCACGCCAGAAATATTCCACTCTTTCGGTGGGGCAGTTGGATTTGTGATTCGCAAAATGGCAATGCCGAAACTAAAAGACTTCCTTCTGAACATAAACCCCTTTGCTGATACAAGGGACCCTTTTGTAAACCACTTCTGGAAAACCATGGTAGGCTGTGACCCAAGTATGGTAAAAGAGTCTGCCTACTCCACTGACCTGCTATCCAGCACAAAAGTATGTACGGGACGTGAGACATTGGATCAGACACATGTTTTTTTCGATGTCACACAAATTCGAGTGgcatataatgtatataaagcAGTGTATGCCATCGCACATGCTCTTCACCATTTGATCTTCTGCACAGATGACAATGATAAACACCAGAGGAAACTCTGCATCAACTTCAACATTTCGCAAATTGAGCCTAAAGAG GTCAGTAATCAGCTACAGAAAGTGAACTTTGTAAACAGCTTTGGGGAAGCTGTGTTCTTTGATAAAAATGGAGATCCCCCTCCTTCATATGAAATCATCAACTGGCAGCTGCGAGAAGGAGAGGTACAGCATGTGACAGTGGGTCACTTCGGCACATCAGCAAATGCCAACTATGAGCTGGTCATAGAAGAGGACAGCATCATCTGGAATACTGGGAGAGAG ATTCCAATAGGAGTTTGCTCAGAAATGTGTCCTCTTGGCAcaagaaaagcagaaattaaAGGCAAACCCATTTGCTGTTTTGACTGCATTCCATGTGCAGATGGAACAATAGCCAATACAACAG GTGCAGCAGACTGCATTCCCTGTCCATGGGAGTACTGGTCAAACGAGGGAAAAGACAGATGCATACCTAAAGAAATTGAGTTTCTGTCTTATTATGATGCCATGGGAATTGCATTGACTGCGGTATCACTATTTGGGGTATGCTTGACATCTGCAGCCATGGTGGTCTTCTCTTACTTTAGAAACACACCCATCGTGAAGGCTAACAACTCAGAGCTgagctccctgctgctgctctctctgctcctgtgctTCCTGTGCCCGCTCACCTTCATCGGGGAGCCCACAGTCTGGTCCTGTATGCTGCGGCATACTGCCTTCGGGGTCACGTTTGCGCTCTGCATCTCCTGTGTGCTGGGGAAAACAATAGTTGTGGTCACTGCCTTTAAAGCAACACTTCCAAACAACAACCTAGCCAGGAAGTTTGGTCCAGTGCAGCAGCGCATCATAGTGTGTTCATGCACCACCGTGCAAATCTTTATCTGTGTGCTCTGGCTCAGTCTAAAGCCCCCTTTTCCAGACAAAACATTCAAGCACAGTGATAAAAAGATTATTCTAGAATGCAACACAGGATCAGAAACGGCATTTTACACAGTCCTGGGTTATATAGGGCTTCTCTCGGCAATATGTTTAGTGATGGCCTTTTTAGCCAGGAAATTGCCAGACAATTTCAATGAAGCAAAGTTTATTACATTTAGCATGctcattttctgtgctgtatgGCTGACATTTATACCAGCTTATGTTAGCTCACCAGGAAAATACACGGTCGCAGTTGAAATATTTGCTATTTTATCCTCAGCATTTGGTTTactgttttgcatatttgctCCAAAATgttatatcattttaataaaaccgGAGCAAAACACAAGGCAGCATGTTATGGGCAAATTGCCCAAAAAACGAGTATAA